From one Rosa rugosa chromosome 4, drRosRugo1.1, whole genome shotgun sequence genomic stretch:
- the LOC133745933 gene encoding probable inactive leucine-rich repeat receptor-like protein kinase At3g03770 has product MGCCRSFLLLFFALSSLFLGSHQLPSSQTQVLLQLRKHLEYPSQLEIWKDHTVDFCSVSSSAQVNITCLDNLVIELSIKGDKPAKVSGFNGFSIPGQTLSEAFSLDSFVTTLARLSSLKVLSLVSLGIWGQLPDKIHRLTSLEYLDLSSNFLFGSVPPRISAMVKLQTLVMDNNFLNGTVPNWFGSLSNLSTLSFRNNQLKGPLLDLSSLGSLQVLDLSVNKLNAVLPSMPKRLVVLALSNNSFSGEIPQQYRKLSALQHLDMSFNSLTGTPLAALFSLPNISYLNLASNLLSGSLPSHLSCGIKLDYIDISNNSLTGDLPSCLGTKSGQRVIKFGGNCFSVSMKNQHPQSYCNVVVSPKERQTGGKKLGILVGVIVGILVLLVLLVLSCIILCRRYLPRGVSEQHLLHKPEQDHPVAVGFSTEMLTNARFISQAAKAGMLGLPGCRTFSLEELADITRNFDNSAFLGEGSYGKLYKGRLENGIQVVIRCLQVSKKYTIRNLKLRLDLLSKLRHPHLVCLLGHCLDGGGDDYSVNKVYLVSEYVANGTLFRAKLSGRPEKVLNWPRRLSVLIGVAKAVHFLHTGIIPGFLSNRLKMNNILLNEHDNAKLSDYGMSIISEETDKSMAKEGYKSWQMKSLEDDAYSFGYILLEAIVGASISARREAFLLNDMASLNSQEGRKQLVESIVLATCSQQSLSIVISIMNKCISPEASRPSFEDILWNLQYAVQVQATADGDNRYDTASKS; this is encoded by the exons ATGGGGTgttgtagatcatttctgctaCTCTTTTTTGCATTGAGTTCTTTATTTTTGGGTAGTCACCAACTACCATCTTCTCAAACCCAAGTGCTTCTACAGCTAAGGAAGCATTTAGAGTACCCAAGCCAGTTGGAAATTTGGAAGGATCATACTGTAGATTTCTGCTCTGTATCTTCATCTGCACAAGTAAACATCACATGCTTGGACAACCTTGTAATTGAGCTCAGCATCAAGGGTGATAAGCCAGCTAAAGTTAGTGGCTTCAATGGGTTTTCAATTCCAGGCCAGACTCTATCAGAGGCCTTCTCATTGGATTCTTTTGTTACTACTCTGGCAAGACTAAGCAGCTTGAAAGTCCTCAGTCTTGTCTCTTTGGGAATCTGGGGTCAACTTCCAGACAAAATTCATAGGTTGACTTCCCTTGAATATCTGGATTTGAGTTCAAACTTTCTCTTTGGTTCAGTCCCACCTCGGATTTCTGCAATGGTGAAGCTTCAAACTCTTGTAATGGATAACAACTTCTTGAATGGCACTGTTCCCAATTGGTTTGGTTCACTATCCAATCTTTCAACTCTaagctttagaaacaaccagtTGAAAGGTCCATTACTTGATCTCAGTAGCTTAGGTAGCTTACAAGTGCTTGATTTGAGCGTGAACAAGTTGAATGCTGTATTGCCCTCAATGCCAAAACGGTTGGTCGTGCTTGCCCTCAGCAACAATTCCTTCTCTGGTGAGATTCCTCAGCAATATCGGAAACTAAGCGCGCTTCAACACCTTGACATGTCATTCAACTCACTTACAGGCACACCTCTTGCTGCATTGTTCTCATTGCCAAATATCAGCTACTTGAATTTGGCTTCGAATTTGTTAAGTGGTTCGCTTCCGAGCCATTTAAGCTGTGGCATTAAACTTGATTACATTGATATATCGAACAATAGCTTGACAGGTGACTTGCCTTCTTGTTTGGGAACTAAATCAGGACAGAGAGTTATTAAGTTTGGTGGGAATTGCTTCTCTGTTAGTATGAAAAATCAGCATCCACAGTCATATTGCAATGTAGTAGTCAGTCCAAAGGAGAGACAAACTGGAGGAAAAAAATTAGGAATCTTGGTGGGTGTGATAGTTGGAATACTTGTGCTTTTAGTGCTTCTGGTTTTGAGCTGTATCATTTTGTGTAGAAGATATCTCCCTCGGGGAGTGTCGGAGCAGCATTTGCTGCATAAGCCAGAGCAAGATCACCCAGTAGCAGTAGGGTTCTCCACCGAGATGCTAACAAATGCAA GGTTTATTTCACAAGCAGCCAAGGCAGGCATGCTAGGTCTCCCAGGATGCCGAACTTTTTCATTAGAGGAGTTGGCGGACATTACCAGAAATTTTGACAACTCTGCCTTTTTGGGTGAAGGTTCATACGGGAAG CTTTACAAAGGTAGACTAGAAAATGGGATCCAAGTTGTTATAAGGTGCCTGCAAGTGTCAAAGAAATACACAATTCGAAATCTTAAACTCCGGTTGGATTTGCTTTCCAAGCTTCGTCACCCGCATTTAGTATGCCTTTTAGGACACTGCCTTGACGGTGGTGGAGATGATTACAGTGTGAACAAGGTGTATCTTGTATCTGAGTATGTGGCAAATGGGACCTTATTTCGTGCTAAACTCTCTG GTAGGCCTGAAAAAGTTCTCAACTGGCCACGGAGATTGTCAGTCCTCATCGGTGTGGCCAAGGCTGTGCACTTCCTACATACTGGAATTATTCCAGGTTTCTTGAGCAACCGGCTGAAGATGAACAACATCTTGCTCAATGAGCATGATAATGCAAAATTGAGTGACTACGGAATGTCCATTATCTCAGAAGAAACTGATAAATCTATG GCAAAAGAAGGCTATAAGTCGTG GCAAATGAAAAGTTTAGAGGATGATGCTTATAGCTTCGGATATATATTGCTCGAGGCTATTGTTGGGGCTTCGATCTCTGCTAGAAGAGAGGCATTCCTGCTAAATGATATG GCATCTCTGAACAGCCAGGAAGGCCGAAAGCAGCTAGTAGAATCGATAGTTCTAGCAACTTGTTCACAACAATCTTTATCAATTGTGATCTCCATAATGAACAAGTGCATTTCTCCAGAGGCAAGTCGTCCATCTTTTGAGGACATTCTTTGGAACTTACAGTATGCAGTTCAAGTTCAGGCAACAGCAGACGGAGACAATAGATATGATACTGCATCAAAGAGTTGA